One Candidatus Omnitrophota bacterium genomic region harbors:
- a CDS encoding CBS domain-containing protein: MDLITTHVNADFDALGSLVAAKKLYPQSRLLLPGSQEEAVREFLSLARELVAVESERECRLDDIDRLVLVDTKQKARIGIAAELVDRGVEVHVYDHHPRMKGDVVADKDVYEEVGATVTILSGMIKKRKIKLSYLEATIMLLGIYEETGSLTYRSTTKFDVDMVSFLFSQGANLSVVSSYLNREVSREGLSLLTKLINLTERVEINGVSVSLVEIDAENYVSDLGALMQKLMELENINILFVLIKSPGGKVDIIARSRVPALDVNKVLSLFGGGGHPGAASAKTRGIGIVSIRQKLFNVLKSKIKVAKYAKDIMSKGVKAMSANEKVFAARATLTKNNLDGMPVTQKGRVVGIITLNGLNKAIKRSFGHSRVKGYMTREFVTVSPDTPLHILQKMLFENPVGVFPVTRGKKVVGVINRTALLRSVHGTLFAKPPVIDRNVTLNLAKKMSAVLPADVMALARKIGRKANSLNYTAFIVGGLVRDLILGVKNLDLDIVIEGPAIKMGEELAKDLGAALIIHRRFGTCTLITKATGYNLRGNRVGYRVGCSGFKIDLATARREVYERPAALPTVEFSSLKDDLVRRDFTINAMALSLNKESFGRLIDFFGGERDLARGVIKVMHDASFIDDPTRVFRAVRFEQRFGFTIDPHTEDLIKNAIKIEMFDKVEPQRIRDELIAILKEDDPCRAVRRMSELDELRFLHPKIKFDSRIVKLCRAINSTCDRYDGSIFRKRSVERWLIYLMALFDRLSYNDVSSICSRFALRRSETIRLLSCKEDADKAAKALASASAVSPSIIYRILEPLSFEVILFITSKAFSPKVAARVEDFFRKLNGARVNINGADIASMGLSPCPEYKTILDKVLYAKLDGKVKTRKAELELTRKLVKKFMR; encoded by the coding sequence ATGGATCTGATCACGACACATGTTAACGCCGACTTTGACGCGCTGGGTTCGCTCGTGGCCGCGAAGAAACTCTACCCGCAGTCGCGACTGCTTCTGCCCGGCTCGCAGGAGGAGGCGGTGCGCGAATTCCTCTCGCTGGCGCGCGAGCTTGTCGCCGTCGAGAGTGAACGCGAATGCCGGCTCGATGATATCGACAGGCTCGTCCTCGTCGATACTAAGCAGAAGGCGCGCATCGGTATTGCCGCCGAGCTCGTCGATAGAGGCGTCGAGGTGCACGTCTATGATCATCACCCGAGGATGAAGGGCGACGTCGTCGCCGATAAGGACGTCTACGAAGAAGTCGGCGCGACCGTTACGATACTATCCGGCATGATCAAAAAACGGAAGATAAAATTATCGTATCTTGAGGCGACGATAATGCTTCTCGGCATATACGAAGAGACAGGATCACTTACCTACCGGTCGACGACGAAATTCGACGTCGATATGGTCAGCTTCCTTTTTTCGCAGGGCGCCAATCTTTCGGTTGTATCGAGTTATCTGAACCGGGAAGTGAGCCGCGAGGGGCTTTCGCTTCTGACGAAACTCATTAACCTGACCGAGCGCGTGGAGATAAACGGCGTCAGCGTCTCGCTCGTCGAGATCGACGCCGAAAATTATGTCAGTGACTTAGGCGCGCTCATGCAGAAACTGATGGAGCTGGAAAACATCAATATCCTCTTTGTGCTCATAAAGTCGCCGGGCGGCAAGGTCGATATAATCGCGCGTAGCCGTGTGCCGGCCCTCGACGTCAATAAAGTGCTTTCGCTTTTTGGCGGCGGTGGTCACCCGGGCGCGGCCAGCGCTAAGACACGCGGCATTGGTATCGTGTCCATACGACAAAAACTTTTTAACGTTTTAAAGAGCAAAATCAAAGTCGCCAAGTATGCCAAAGACATAATGTCCAAAGGCGTCAAAGCGATGAGCGCGAATGAGAAGGTGTTCGCGGCGCGCGCGACGCTTACAAAGAATAATCTGGACGGGATGCCCGTTACACAGAAAGGCCGGGTCGTCGGTATCATAACTTTGAATGGCCTTAATAAGGCTATCAAGCGTAGTTTTGGCCATTCGCGTGTCAAAGGTTACATGACGCGGGAGTTTGTGACGGTAAGCCCGGACACGCCTTTACATATCCTGCAAAAAATGTTGTTTGAAAATCCAGTCGGCGTGTTTCCTGTGACGCGTGGGAAAAAGGTGGTGGGCGTGATAAACAGGACGGCGCTTTTACGAAGCGTCCACGGAACATTGTTTGCCAAGCCGCCGGTGATAGACAGGAATGTTACCTTAAATCTTGCTAAGAAGATGTCCGCGGTGTTGCCGGCGGATGTCATGGCGCTCGCCCGCAAGATCGGCCGGAAAGCCAATTCGCTTAACTATACCGCCTTTATTGTGGGTGGGCTTGTGCGCGATCTCATCCTCGGGGTGAAGAACCTGGATCTCGATATCGTAATAGAGGGTCCGGCCATAAAGATGGGCGAGGAGTTGGCAAAGGATCTGGGCGCGGCCCTTATAATTCACAGGCGTTTCGGCACATGCACGCTTATAACCAAAGCCACCGGATACAACCTACGCGGTAACCGCGTAGGTTACCGCGTAGGTTGTAGTGGTTTCAAGATAGACCTTGCAACGGCAAGGCGGGAGGTATATGAACGCCCTGCCGCGCTCCCTACGGTGGAGTTCAGTTCGCTTAAAGATGACCTTGTTCGGAGGGACTTTACTATAAATGCCATGGCGCTTAGCCTTAATAAAGAGAGCTTCGGCCGGCTGATAGATTTCTTCGGCGGTGAACGCGATCTCGCCCGGGGTGTTATAAAGGTAATGCACGACGCAAGTTTCATCGACGACCCGACGCGCGTATTCAGGGCGGTGAGGTTCGAACAGCGTTTTGGATTTACCATCGACCCGCACACCGAAGATCTCATAAAGAATGCCATAAAGATAGAGATGTTCGATAAAGTGGAGCCGCAGAGGATACGCGACGAGCTTATCGCGATATTGAAAGAAGACGATCCTTGCAGGGCGGTCAGGCGGATGTCGGAACTTGACGAATTGAGGTTCCTCCACCCGAAGATAAAGTTCGATAGCCGCATAGTGAAGCTCTGCCGCGCCATAAATAGTACCTGCGATCGCTATGACGGTTCTATTTTCAGAAAACGCAGTGTAGAGCGGTGGCTTATATATCTTATGGCGTTATTCGACCGTTTGAGTTATAATGATGTCTCCTCTATATGCAGTCGATTTGCCTTAAGACGCTCAGAGACTATCCGTCTTTTATCATGCAAAGAGGACGCCGACAAGGCGGCCAAGGCGCTCGCATCCGCCTCCGCGGTTTCTCCCAGCATAATATACAGGATATTGGAGCCGCTTTCATTTGAGGTGATACTATTCATTACCTCAAAGGCGTTTTCGCCTAAGGTAGCGGCCAGGGTGGAAGATTTTTTCCGCAAATTGAACGGCGCGAGGGTAAATATAAACGGCGCCGACATTGCTTCGATGGGATTGAGCCCGTGCCCGGAGTATAAAACGATCCTCGACAAAGTATTGTACGCGAAATTAGACGGCAAGGTAAAGACGAGGAAAGCAGAACTTGAACTAACGAGGAAACTTGTAAAAAAGTTTATGCGTTAA
- the rbfA gene encoding 30S ribosome-binding factor RbfA: MAKQRPERVQEALRQEISKIVQGEMKDPRIGFITITKVDLTKDLRYAKVYFSVFGEDKDKKLALKGLNSAKGYVKGLIADRINLRFMPEIVFMVDESIEHTKHIYGILDKIRKEREGAEEEQGE; encoded by the coding sequence ATGGCTAAGCAAAGACCCGAGAGAGTGCAGGAAGCGTTGCGGCAGGAGATATCAAAGATCGTTCAGGGCGAGATGAAGGATCCGAGGATAGGTTTCATTACGATTACGAAGGTCGACCTGACAAAGGATCTAAGGTATGCCAAGGTATATTTCAGCGTGTTTGGCGAGGATAAGGATAAGAAGCTTGCCCTTAAGGGGTTGAATAGCGCCAAAGGCTATGTAAAAGGCCTGATAGCGGACAGGATAAATTTGCGTTTCATGCCGGAGATAGTTTTTATGGTGGATGAATCAATAGAGCACACCAAACACATATACGGCATACTTGATAAGATAAGAAAAGAGAGAGAAGGCGCGGAGGAGGAACAGGGCGAATGA
- a CDS encoding bifunctional oligoribonuclease/PAP phosphatase NrnA yields MRQIIDAIKKYDRFLLTAHVNLEGDSLGSQLGMKALLESLGKTAIIVDNDAVPEHYKFLPKAAEVSNDMDGKYDFDAAIVLDCPTLKRTGKVRDIISKGKPVINIDHHISNENFGDVNWVDANASSAGEMVYKIYKEMGISPTKEAALVLYIAILTDTGSFNYENTSRVTHEIAGELLGYGIEPASVSESVYERRSVADIKFLALVLATLKVNKTGDVAYLEVTSAMLKATGANLLKSEGFINYARSIDKVKVAVIFKEDALGKISVSFRSKGIVDVNKIASFFGGGGHARASGCVIEGRLAEVESKVLAKVEEVLRGRSTDSK; encoded by the coding sequence ATGAGACAGATAATCGACGCGATAAAAAAATACGACAGATTTCTGTTAACGGCCCATGTCAATCTGGAAGGCGATTCCCTCGGCAGTCAGCTCGGCATGAAGGCCCTCCTCGAGTCGCTCGGCAAGACGGCCATTATCGTAGATAACGATGCCGTGCCCGAGCATTACAAGTTCCTCCCCAAAGCGGCTGAAGTATCTAATGACATGGACGGAAAATACGATTTTGACGCCGCGATAGTCCTCGATTGTCCGACATTGAAGAGGACAGGTAAGGTGCGAGATATAATTTCGAAAGGAAAGCCTGTAATAAACATCGATCATCACATCTCGAACGAAAATTTCGGGGATGTAAACTGGGTAGACGCTAACGCCAGTTCCGCCGGAGAGATGGTTTACAAGATATATAAAGAGATGGGGATAAGCCCGACCAAAGAGGCGGCGCTCGTCCTCTACATCGCGATACTCACGGATACCGGTTCATTCAATTATGAAAACACCTCCCGCGTTACGCACGAGATAGCGGGCGAACTTTTAGGTTACGGCATAGAGCCGGCCAGTGTTTCCGAAAGTGTTTATGAGCGCCGCTCGGTCGCTGATATAAAATTTCTCGCGCTTGTCCTGGCTACGCTGAAGGTGAATAAAACCGGCGATGTCGCGTATCTCGAAGTTACTTCCGCGATGCTGAAGGCGACCGGCGCTAATCTTCTCAAGTCCGAGGGATTTATCAATTACGCTCGTTCCATAGATAAGGTGAAGGTCGCCGTGATATTCAAAGAGGACGCGCTCGGCAAGATAAGCGTGAGTTTCAGGTCGAAAGGTATCGTAGATGTCAATAAAATAGCGTCGTTCTTCGGCGGCGGCGGACATGCCCGCGCCTCGGGCTGTGTGATAGAGGGAAGGCTCGCTGAAGTGGAATCCAAAGTACTGGCAAAAGTCGAAGAGGTCTTGCGTGGACGGAGTACTGATAGTAAATAA
- the truB gene encoding tRNA pseudouridine(55) synthase TruB, with protein MDGVLIVNKAQGMTSHDVVDLVRRRFRIKKAGHAGTLDPMATGVLVLLIGAYTKLSGQLMSEEKEYEGSLILGASSETGDAWGKITPSGVSVDFSDDEIRAAFDNFLGEIEQFPPMYSSVKINGRKLYELARKGVSVQAPARKITIKNIEVTRIALPEVFFKLTCSKGTYVRQLSSDIGSHLGCGAYMASLNRTRSGKFVIDEAIRVEELRKMNDEELAGIIKKVA; from the coding sequence GTGGACGGAGTACTGATAGTAAATAAAGCGCAAGGCATGACGAGCCACGACGTTGTCGATCTTGTAAGGCGGCGTTTCCGGATCAAAAAGGCGGGACACGCCGGAACCCTCGATCCGATGGCTACCGGGGTTTTAGTCCTTCTCATAGGCGCCTATACCAAACTCTCCGGACAACTGATGTCGGAGGAGAAAGAGTATGAAGGCTCGCTCATCCTAGGCGCCTCATCGGAAACCGGCGACGCGTGGGGAAAGATAACGCCGTCGGGTGTGAGTGTCGATTTCAGCGATGATGAGATAAGGGCGGCATTCGATAATTTTCTCGGCGAGATTGAACAATTCCCACCCATGTATTCATCCGTAAAGATCAATGGCCGCAAACTTTATGAGCTCGCCAGAAAAGGCGTAAGTGTCCAGGCCCCCGCGCGCAAGATAACGATAAAAAATATCGAGGTAACCCGGATAGCGCTCCCCGAAGTATTTTTTAAACTCACATGTTCAAAGGGCACGTATGTCCGCCAGCTCTCGTCGGACATCGGTAGTCATCTCGGGTGCGGGGCGTATATGGCGAGCCTGAACAGGACCCGATCGGGAAAGTTTGTGATAGATGAGGCGATAAGGGTTGAAGAATTGCGAAAAATGAATGACGAAGAACTGGCGGGTATAATAAAGAAGGTTGCATGA
- a CDS encoding bifunctional riboflavin kinase/FAD synthetase: MKIVTGLRGAKAPVKGSVITIGVFDGVHLGHKAIIRRTVDFARKAGLASVVITFDPHPAKIMKTLSGVPSLISLRHRARLIEELGADILLVVKFTRAFSKMPAERFVKDVLVGKFRVKRLCVGEDFCFGKDAAAGMDILRKLSAQYSFKLTVIKQVRSSGRVISSSAIRELIAVGKLDQAKRLLGRPVSVLGTVVRGSGIGRGLGFPTANVNPHHEVIPSRGVYAVKVFFDGKEFDSILNIGFRPTFYSSRDKEPTIEVHLFGFKGNLYNKDIEVYFVKKLRDEVRFRSESELARQIAKDMKTARQLLFHPGVEKILYKSA; encoded by the coding sequence ATGAAGATCGTTACCGGATTACGGGGGGCCAAGGCGCCGGTTAAGGGTTCCGTTATCACGATAGGCGTATTCGACGGGGTGCACCTGGGGCATAAAGCTATAATACGCCGGACGGTGGATTTTGCGCGGAAGGCCGGGCTGGCAAGCGTTGTCATAACATTCGATCCGCATCCGGCAAAGATCATGAAGACGCTTTCAGGAGTTCCGAGCCTTATATCCTTAAGGCACAGGGCGCGGCTTATCGAAGAGCTCGGCGCGGACATACTGCTCGTAGTGAAATTCACCAGGGCGTTCTCGAAGATGCCGGCGGAAAGATTTGTGAAGGATGTGTTGGTCGGCAAATTCCGTGTTAAGCGCCTGTGCGTAGGAGAAGATTTCTGTTTCGGCAAAGATGCCGCCGCAGGCATGGATATTTTGCGAAAGCTCTCCGCACAGTACAGTTTTAAATTGACGGTTATAAAACAGGTGCGCTCGTCTGGCCGCGTAATAAGCTCCAGCGCTATCAGAGAATTGATAGCAGTGGGCAAACTTGATCAGGCGAAGCGGCTTCTGGGCAGGCCCGTGTCGGTTCTCGGCACGGTAGTCAGGGGCTCCGGCATAGGGAGGGGGTTGGGATTTCCGACAGCGAACGTGAACCCGCACCATGAAGTTATTCCGTCCAGAGGTGTCTATGCCGTAAAGGTGTTTTTTGACGGAAAAGAGTTCGATAGTATCCTTAATATAGGCTTTCGGCCGACATTTTACAGTTCCAGAGATAAGGAACCGACCATAGAGGTGCATTTGTTCGGATTCAAGGGCAATTTATATAATAAAGATATTGAAGTATATTTTGTGAAGAAGTTACGCGACGAGGTCAGATTCCGCTCGGAATCTGAGCTGGCACGGCAGATCGCCAAAGACATGAAGACAGCCCGGCAGTTGCTTTTCCACCCCGGGGTGGAAAAAATACTTTACAAATCGGCGTGA
- the rpsO gene encoding 30S ribosomal protein S15: MALVKEKKKELIEKFKEHEKDTGSPSVQIALLTERINSLSDHFKAHKRDHHSRRGLLRMVSTRRSLLAYLKNNDEKEYHEIIKRLDLRK, translated from the coding sequence ATGGCATTAGTAAAAGAAAAGAAGAAAGAGTTGATCGAAAAATTTAAAGAGCACGAAAAAGACACCGGTTCGCCGAGCGTCCAGATCGCGTTACTCACAGAGCGGATCAATTCGCTCTCGGATCATTTCAAGGCCCACAAACGCGACCACCACTCAAGGCGGGGTTTACTCAGAATGGTAAGTACAAGGCGGAGCCTTCTGGCGTATCTGAAGAATAACGATGAAAAAGAGTACCACGAGATCATAAAGCGTCTCGACCTCCGTAAATAA
- the pnp gene encoding polyribonucleotide nucleotidyltransferase encodes MAKKFEIQLGENTLIIETGRMAKQADGACTIQLGGTMVLSTAVCSKHAREDIDFFPLTCEYQERTYAAGKIPGGFFKREGRPSEKEILTARLTDRPIRPLFPKGFINEVQLVSVVMSSDCENDSDILAMIGASTALTISDIPFNGPIGAVRVGRVDGKFILNPTFQQLTTSDLDLVVAGTRSAVIMIESGSSELGEDVIFEAIKFGHKEMQPIIELQERMAKECGRKKRNVELYNVSEELVDKVRSFSESRLEEVNKLSTKEQREEAMDSLAADLIEKLITEDSGYSEKDVKNALNEVEEENVRKFIIEKNRRVDGRKFDEIRQITCEVGVLPRTHGSGLFTRGQTQSLAVATLGTSADEQRIDALEGEMQKSFMLHYNFPPFSVGEARPMRGPGRREIGHGALAERALKAVMPDKEKFPYTVRVVSDILESNGSSSMATVCASSLALMDAGVPILKPVSGIALGLVTNGKKFIILTDIGGVEDHYGDMDFKVAGTKDGITAVQMDLKIEGISEEIIREALAVGNRSRLIILDKMAQVISGPKESVSSFAPQIVTFKINQSKIGEVIGPGGKNIKKIIQDYGVTIDISDDGTVQVASHDQVAIEQAVNIIKGITEEPEIGRIYKGKVKRIMAFGAFCEIMPGKEGLVHVSELANKFVKNVEDVVKIGDEVMVKVTEIDDQGRVNLSKRQADPDWTPEMAKKAEEEKQNRPPRRKRE; translated from the coding sequence ATGGCTAAAAAATTTGAGATCCAATTAGGCGAAAACACGTTAATCATCGAAACCGGCAGGATGGCGAAACAGGCAGATGGCGCCTGCACCATCCAGTTGGGCGGCACCATGGTCTTATCGACCGCGGTATGCTCGAAACATGCCAGGGAAGATATCGATTTCTTTCCTCTTACCTGCGAATATCAGGAGAGGACGTACGCCGCGGGCAAGATACCCGGCGGTTTTTTTAAGCGCGAAGGAAGGCCTTCTGAAAAGGAGATACTTACAGCGCGTCTTACCGACAGGCCGATCAGGCCGCTATTTCCTAAAGGTTTTATAAACGAAGTCCAGCTGGTTTCAGTGGTAATGTCCAGCGATTGCGAGAACGATTCGGATATACTCGCGATGATCGGGGCATCGACCGCGCTTACCATTTCCGATATACCGTTCAACGGCCCGATAGGCGCCGTGAGAGTCGGCAGAGTGGATGGAAAATTCATCCTTAATCCGACGTTCCAACAACTTACAACAAGCGACCTCGATCTCGTAGTGGCGGGGACGCGTTCGGCCGTAATAATGATCGAGTCCGGTTCGAGCGAACTGGGCGAAGACGTTATATTCGAGGCGATAAAATTCGGCCACAAAGAGATGCAACCGATTATCGAGCTACAGGAGCGGATGGCAAAAGAGTGCGGCCGTAAAAAGAGAAACGTCGAGCTGTATAATGTCAGTGAAGAACTTGTGGACAAAGTCCGTTCGTTCTCAGAATCGCGCCTCGAGGAAGTGAATAAACTCAGCACGAAAGAGCAGAGGGAAGAGGCGATGGACTCTCTTGCGGCGGATCTGATAGAGAAGTTGATTACCGAAGATTCCGGATATTCCGAGAAGGATGTCAAGAATGCCCTCAATGAGGTTGAGGAAGAGAACGTCCGTAAATTCATAATAGAGAAGAACAGGCGCGTCGATGGAAGGAAATTCGACGAGATTCGCCAGATAACCTGCGAGGTCGGGGTGTTGCCGAGGACGCACGGGTCGGGGCTGTTTACGCGCGGCCAGACGCAGAGTCTGGCGGTCGCGACGCTCGGAACCAGCGCCGATGAGCAGAGGATAGATGCCCTTGAAGGCGAGATGCAGAAGAGTTTCATGTTGCACTACAACTTTCCGCCGTTTTCCGTCGGAGAAGCCAGGCCGATGAGAGGCCCCGGCAGGCGAGAGATCGGCCACGGCGCGCTTGCAGAAAGGGCGCTCAAGGCGGTTATGCCGGATAAAGAGAAGTTTCCGTACACCGTCAGAGTCGTATCGGATATACTCGAGTCTAATGGTTCTTCCAGCATGGCTACGGTGTGCGCAAGTTCGCTGGCGCTCATGGATGCCGGAGTTCCTATATTGAAGCCGGTCAGCGGCATCGCGCTCGGACTTGTGACGAACGGCAAGAAGTTTATAATACTTACCGATATCGGCGGAGTGGAAGATCACTACGGCGATATGGACTTCAAAGTCGCGGGCACAAAAGACGGTATTACTGCCGTGCAGATGGACCTGAAGATCGAAGGTATAAGTGAAGAGATAATTCGCGAGGCGCTTGCCGTGGGCAATAGGTCGCGATTAATCATACTGGACAAGATGGCCCAGGTAATTTCGGGCCCAAAAGAATCTGTTTCGTCCTTCGCGCCGCAGATCGTTACGTTCAAGATAAACCAGTCGAAGATCGGCGAGGTTATCGGGCCGGGCGGCAAGAATATAAAGAAGATCATCCAGGATTACGGTGTTACCATCGATATATCCGATGATGGCACGGTGCAGGTAGCATCGCACGATCAGGTTGCGATCGAACAGGCCGTGAATATAATCAAAGGGATAACCGAAGAGCCGGAGATCGGCAGGATATATAAAGGTAAAGTAAAACGCATAATGGCGTTCGGCGCTTTCTGTGAGATAATGCCGGGCAAAGAAGGCCTGGTACACGTCTCCGAACTTGCCAATAAATTTGTGAAGAACGTCGAGGATGTGGTTAAGATCGGTGACGAGGTAATGGTTAAAGTTACCGAAATAGACGACCAGGGCAGGGTCAATCTTTCAAAGAGGCAGGCGGATCCGGACTGGACTCCTGAAATGGCAAAAAAGGCGGAAGAGGAAAAGCAGAACCGTCCGCCAAGGCGTAAAAGAGAGTAA
- the dut gene encoding dUTP diphosphatase, translating to MKIGLKIKDGCEDLPLPKYATSGSSGMDLCADVDNEITIVPGEIKLVSSGIYLSIPQGYEAEIRPRSGLALKHGISLVNAPGTIDSDYRGLLSLIMINHGKEPFRIKRGDRVAQMVIKEVIRAELDVKPSLDDTARSSGGFGHTGR from the coding sequence ATCAAGATCGGCCTTAAAATAAAAGATGGTTGTGAAGACCTGCCGCTCCCTAAATATGCGACATCGGGGTCGAGCGGTATGGACTTATGTGCCGATGTGGATAATGAGATAACAATAGTGCCAGGCGAGATAAAACTTGTATCGTCTGGCATTTATTTAAGCATTCCGCAGGGCTACGAGGCCGAAATACGGCCCAGGAGCGGGCTGGCGCTGAAACACGGTATAAGCCTGGTAAACGCCCCGGGCACTATAGATTCGGATTACAGAGGGCTCCTCTCGCTTATAATGATCAATCACGGTAAGGAGCCATTCAGGATAAAACGCGGCGACAGAGTTGCCCAGATGGTCATAAAAGAAGTTATCAGGGCCGAATTGGACGTGAAGCCTTCGTTGGACGATACCGCAAGGTCGTCCGGTGGGTTCGGCCACACGGGGCGATAA
- a CDS encoding DNA translocase FtsK gives MDKTKWNEIQAIVLFAVAILIFTSLLTFSFSDLSIFTSKPNVPVKNLAGLFGVYIGAALFFLMGLSSYVIPLLILSWAVARIYGITPQKIHFKLFGTFFLILASSSIFSIIGRGDNSFRFSLGGIAGLIFSDFLIKYLGRGGAILTIAVLFLLSVLLATEFLLLPFLVSMYNRIKGIKEEREEKMKKPVVALGGRKPTLKPAVNLPVVNKVAEKAVAKIDSRGPIKIVSSEEPRKEAPALRKEAPVPQAVKAPQEVLRTDQTGTSGYKLPGLDILDTPPPLESRRIKDDLEGNARILEETLMDFDIEAKVVEINKGPVITRYELEPAAGVKIHRITSLSDNIALAMKAQSVRIVAPVPGKGTIGFEVPNSSSSLVYLRDVLDSKEYRDPKSRLKLALGKDITGKPVIADLATMPHLLIAGATGSGKTVCVNTIITTILYNATPDEVKFIMIDPKRVELAVFNDLPHLLSPVVTDAKKVASTLDWVVGEMDSRYELFAKSGVRNIALYNEKFAKDPKGGLPYIVIIIDELADLMMVAQADVEGAITRLAQLSRAVGIHIIIATQRPSVDVITGVIKANFPARISFKVASKVDSRTVMDMNGADKLLGRGDMLFIEPGASRPVRAQCSLISDKEIERITSFIKAQRAPEYVSGILDVQKKTSFKKFDKDEVYDEAVKLILESRQASVSVLQRRLGLGYTRAARLIDMMEDEGLVGPYQGSKPRDILVNVEEYKTKNG, from the coding sequence ATGGATAAAACAAAGTGGAATGAAATTCAGGCGATAGTTCTTTTCGCCGTAGCCATCCTTATTTTTACAAGCCTTCTAACCTTCAGTTTTTCCGATTTATCTATATTCACTTCGAAACCAAATGTCCCGGTAAAAAACCTGGCCGGCCTCTTCGGTGTTTACATCGGCGCCGCGCTATTTTTTCTCATGGGTTTAAGTTCATATGTCATACCGCTTCTTATATTAAGCTGGGCGGTGGCGCGCATCTACGGTATTACGCCTCAAAAGATACACTTCAAGCTTTTCGGAACATTCTTCCTTATTCTCGCGTCAAGTTCCATATTTTCGATTATAGGCCGTGGAGATAATTCATTCAGGTTCTCGCTCGGCGGCATAGCCGGGCTCATCTTTTCCGACTTTCTCATAAAATATCTGGGCCGCGGCGGCGCGATACTTACCATAGCGGTCTTGTTTCTGCTTTCGGTTTTGCTGGCGACGGAATTTTTACTTTTGCCGTTCCTGGTAAGCATGTACAACCGGATAAAAGGCATTAAGGAAGAGCGCGAGGAGAAGATGAAGAAACCAGTCGTCGCGCTTGGCGGCAGGAAGCCTACTTTGAAACCGGCTGTGAATTTACCGGTTGTGAATAAAGTTGCCGAAAAAGCGGTCGCGAAGATCGACTCCCGCGGGCCGATAAAGATAGTATCGTCGGAAGAACCACGAAAAGAGGCGCCTGCTCTGCGAAAAGAGGCGCCGGTGCCTCAGGCCGTGAAGGCGCCGCAGGAAGTATTGCGGACGGATCAGACGGGTACGAGCGGATACAAGCTTCCAGGGCTTGATATACTGGATACGCCGCCGCCGTTGGAATCACGACGCATAAAAGACGACCTCGAAGGTAACGCCCGCATACTTGAAGAAACACTGATGGATTTCGATATAGAGGCGAAGGTCGTTGAAATAAACAAGGGGCCGGTCATAACCAGATACGAGCTCGAGCCGGCCGCCGGGGTAAAAATACACAGGATAACTTCGCTAAGTGATAATATAGCCCTCGCGATGAAGGCGCAGTCGGTGAGGATAGTCGCGCCCGTGCCGGGAAAAGGCACGATAGGCTTCGAAGTGCCGAACTCGTCGAGTTCGCTCGTCTATTTGCGGGATGTCCTCGATTCAAAAGAGTACAGGGATCCTAAATCCAGATTGAAGCTGGCGCTCGGTAAGGATATAACAGGCAAACCCGTTATAGCCGACCTGGCTACGATGCCGCACCTCTTGATAGCCGGCGCCACAGGCTCCGGTAAAACGGTATGCGTAAATACCATAATAACTACGATACTTTATAATGCGACGCCCGACGAAGTAAAATTCATAATGATAGATCCGAAACGGGTTGAGCTGGCGGTATTTAACGACCTGCCGCATCTTCTGTCGCCGGTAGTTACCGACGCCAAGAAGGTCGCCAGTACGCTCGACTGGGTTGTGGGCGAGATGGATTCGCGTTATGAGTTATTCGCGAAGTCGGGGGTCAGGAATATCGCGCTTTATAATGAAAAGTTTGCCAAGGATCCGAAGGGTGGGCTTCCTTATATAGTTATAATCATCGACGAGCTTGCCGATCTCATGATGGTTGCGCAGGCGGACGTGGAAGGCGCTATAACGCGTTTAGCCCAGCTCTCTCGAGCGGTCGGCATTCACATCATAATAGCGACACAGAGGCCGTCGGTCGACGTAATAACGGGTGTAATAAAAGCCAACTTTCCGGCGAGGATATCGTTCAAAGTCGCGTCGAAGGTAGATTCGCGTACCGTCATGGATATGAACGGAGCGGATAAGCTCCTCGGCCGAGGCGACATGTTATTCATAGAGCCGGGCGCGTCGAGGCCGGTCAGGGCGCAGTGCAGTCTCATAAGCGACAAAGAGATCGAGCGGATAACATCTTTCATAAAGGCTCAACGCGCTCCGGAATATGTGAGCGGGATACTGGATGTTCAGAAGAAGACATCTTTTAAGAAATTCGACAAAGATGAGGTTTATGACGAAGCGGTAAAACTCATACTCGAGTCGCGTCAGGCATCGGTATCCGTTCTTCAAAGGCGTTTAGGCTTAGGATATACCAGGGCCGCGCGGCTGATCGATATGATGGAAGACGAGGGGCTTGTAGGTCCTTATCAGGGTTCGAAGCCGCGGGATATACTCGTAAACGTAGAGGAGTATAAAACAAAAAATGGGTAA